The Phacochoerus africanus isolate WHEZ1 chromosome 15, ROS_Pafr_v1, whole genome shotgun sequence genome has a segment encoding these proteins:
- the SEC14L3 gene encoding SEC14-like protein 3 isoform X2: MSGRVGDLSPKQAETLAKFRENVQDVLPALPNPDDYFLLRWLRARNFDLQKSEAMLRKYMEFRKTMDIDHILDWQPPEVIQKYMPGGLCGYDRDGCPVWYDIIGPLDPKGLLFSVTKQDLLKTKMRDCERILHECDLQTERLGRKIETIVMIFDCEGLGLKHFWKPLVEVYQEFFGLLEENYPETLKFMLIVKATKLFPVGYNLMKPFLSEDTRRKIIVLGNNWKEGLLKLISPEELPAQFGGTLTDPDGNPKCLTKINYGGEIPKSMYVRDQVKTQYEHSVQISRGSSQQVEYEILFPGCVLRWQFSSDGADIGFGVFLKTKMGERQRAGEMTEVLPSQRYNAHMVPEDGSLTCTEAGVYVLRFDNTYSFVHAKKVSFTVEVLLPDEGMQKYDEELTPV; encoded by the exons ATGAGCGGCAGAGTCGGAGACCTGAGCCCCAAGCAGGCAGAGACCCTGGCCAAG TTCAGAGAAAATGTCCAAGACGTGTTGCCTGCGCTGCCCAACCCAGATGACTATTTCCTTCTGCGCTGGCTCCGag CTCGGAACTTCGACCTGCAGAAATCAGAGGCCATGCTCCGCAAG TACATGGAGTTCCGGAAGACCATGGACATCGACCACATCCTTGATTGGCAGCCCCCTGAG GTGATCCAGAAGTACATGCCTGGGGGACTGTGCGGCTATGACCGTGACGGCTGCCCTGTGTGGTATGACATCATCGGGCCACTTGACCCCAAGGGCCTGCTCTTCTCGGTCACCAAGCAGGACCTGCTCAAGACCAAGATGAGGGACTGTGAGCGCATCTTGCATGAATGTGACCTGCAGACAGAGCGG CTGGGGAGGAAAATTGAGACCATCGTGATGATATTTGACTGTGAAGGCCTGGGACTAAAGCACTTCTGGAAACCTCTGGTAGAAGTGTACCAGGAG TTCTTTGGCCTCCTTGAAGAGAACTACCCAGAGACCCTGAAGTTTATGCTCATTGTGAAAG CCACCAAATTGTTCCCTGTGGGATACAACCTCATGAAGCCCTTCTTGAGTGAGGATACTCGCAGGAAAATTATAGTGTTGGGAA ACAACTGGAAAGAAGGTTTGCTAAAACTCATCAGTCCTGAGGAACTGCCTGCCCAGTTTGGGGGGACCCTGACTGACCCAGATGGGAACCCCAAATGTTTAACTAAG ATCAACTATGGTGGGGAGATCCCCAAGTCCATGTACGTGCGGGACCAAGTGAAGACTCAGTATGAGCACTCGGTGCAGATCAGCCGTGGCTCGTCGCAGCAGGTGGAGTATGAGATCCTGTTCCCAGGCTGTGTCCTCAG GTGGCAGTTCTCATCTGATGGTGCAGATATTGGCTTTGGGGTTTTCCTGAAGACCAAGATGGGGGAACGGCAGCGGGCTGGGGAGATGACAGAGGTGCTGCCTAGCCAGCGCTACAATGCCCACATGGTACCAGAGGATGGGAGCCTCACCTGCACAGAAGCTGGAGTCT ACGTCCTGCGTTTCGACAACACCTATAGCTTTGTCCATGCCAAGAAGGTCAGCTTCACAGTGGAGGTGCTGCTCCCGGATGAGGGCATGCAGAAATATGACGAAGAACTTACCCCTGTCTAG